The genomic DNA ttgggagagatctcttggggatatgttcacgggacagttgtgaaggtatcctccaagtttcgttggatttggacatcgtttgctcaagattcatCTTTTGGAGGTTGAATTTCGGGCTGTCTGggaaggaccggtctgaccggtgccctgaaccggtctgaccggtgcccacgaccggtctaaccgatggGCTGCTGGCTGGCTGTTTTTTGCTAGTTTTTCGTGTTTGCTTCCGCGATATCTCTCGCTTAGTTTCCTAGGGCGTTTTGCAaagagatagctagtccatagctattctctcatatcctaggtttgagggtttgtggtgattttcgggatattgGCCGACGGATcaatttcgaaagaaattttgatcggctcccattcacccccccccccccctctggtcgtctTTTCGGTCTCTcaagaatatggaaagctaaaatgtgaagtaaggacctactctttattgcttttcagcaaaaggaaaccagagccttacaaaaccctacatagtctagctaggtgggctaagtatacccgttgacggtaaaatcttgctgagtattagaatactcagccttgctgttgaaacctttttcaggtatgagttttgaggaccagatcgctagtctgtcttggccctgctctttgcctcctggctggtccgtagaatgggatccgtcttcgatctgcaatgaccctgacgagtgataccttgcttgggctagcttggtatacttttgcgacgtgttgtagccgtcatgtTTTCTTTTCGCTGCTTTTCAACTctaaactttaaacttatgtcttgtataatgttttactgagtttggatctgtaataatgttttgaactggtttgtaataactattATGCtcgtgttgtaaaatatgtggttgtaatatctctggactcgccttcgtgcggggtatgcttgttcgatccaagaaccggtggttgtatcgggacgttacccgacagaccaagaattgttccgtttgaagtgcgtttgtgtcggtgttgtctttatggtgatggccagcgcatttgagccgggataattcagttGGTTCTGCCACATTACTACTACAATTTCTGACTCGAGTACAGCAACCATGTGAAGAGTTTGTTCTTCGCAAGATGGCATTGTTGCTCTAAGCTCTCCACCGCATCCCAAAGCTGCACGAACCCAGTGGTGATCCTTTTGGATCTCCTACGAAGTAGGAGTGATCAGTTACATGGGGAGTTACCCCACATGCAACTCGTCTCCTTTGACAATCTATAGCCCGAACCACTACACTGCGGATCTTCTAGAGAACCCAGCGCTGGAACCTTCTAGAAAAAGTCCGCGGCAGGACCGAAAGACTCTCTACTTTCCAGTATCGATTCTTCTAGAAAAGGTcactagcaagatcaagcaCTACCTTTATCTTGTTCTGCAAAGAAAAATCTAAGGTTAGcaagatcgatcgatcgagtcTCATGGACCATGGAATGGAAGAgtggcaaagaaaaaaaaaggtcttGGCGCATGATTTGCAACCGGCCAGCCTTCTTTTGAGACGGGTCACACGCTGCCGGTGCCCGGTGGTGGTGGTCCAGGTCCCCCTGCTTTGGACTCTGCCTGCCTGCTCCCCTCGGGTGCTCGTCCTTTCGCTAACGGAGAGAAGGACGCGACCATTGGGAAAGGGGGACGTTCCCCATCAGACCCATGTGTTGGTGTAGGATATCCTTCGGGACGAAGGAGTATCACAACAGCCCGGTTCGACGAGGGCGAAGCCTCAAGTAAATAGTAACGACCACGACAGCAGCACGAAAATTAAGGCACAAGTGAGATCACTATGCATTCAATGTCCCATCACTAGCAGTTACGGGGGTATTTGTAGCTAGCGGCTCAACTACCCGCTGGTGTAAATTCCCCGTACTGCCCTTCAACCACCACAATTACTGAATATTCCGTGGGTTCCCAGGTAATATTACATCAACAGCCAGGATACTAGATTACAGCTGGACCGACAAGTGGGCCTCCTTATGACTTCGAGACCTTCTCTACCGAACGTCTCCCGCCGGGCCTTCGGGCTCGACCTTCGCTATTCAAGTCTTTCATGCCCCTTCGCTCGGCCACCCTTCGCTCTTCGCCCTTCGCTAGCTCCACTTCGCTGCCAAGCCGGATCAGGGTCGTCCTTTACGCCCAGACATGGGGTCTTCCTCGGTGGTCTTCGCTCGGTGGCCTTCGCCGCAGACGCTTCACTCCATGGCCTTCGCCGGCCAGAGCGCGCGCGATCGTCCCGTCCTCAGTCTTCGGGTCTTCAGGTCGCCGCACCTTCGTCCGAAGGTGGCTCCCCCAATAGTAGCCCCTCGAGGCTGCAGGTGTCCCTCGGGGCACCCGAAGGCTCGACACCTTGGCGCGTGAAACGCTTCCTcaagcgccacccttcgggcGGGCGAGCGTGCGAGGGCGACCTGAATACCTGTAGTGTCACGAAGATAGAGAGAAAGATGCCAGCTTCACCGCTGGTGAGGTTAGATAACTTTTTTGGATTTTTCAAGGAAAAGATTAAAAAGTAgaataatgaaattgaaaaGATGAGATGGTTAAGATTCCTGGGAAAAGATGCTGGTGCCCCTGTGTCGATTCGGCTTCCTTCGCGCGGGGCGAGGGCAAAACCGATGTTTTACCTCGTGGGCGCGTGCTCCCCGGCACCAGGGGGCGGGCGGCCGGCACTATATAATCTGACCCCCCGGGGGGGTCGAGAACTCACGCTCTCAGCGCCTCAGCCCCCAAGCCCCTCTTCGCTTGTGCTTTCATATTCCGTCGCCTGCTTTGCCGTTGTCTTCTACTTTGTTCACGATGGCCTCTTCCGGGGATATGGTGCCACGCGAACGAGTTCGATTCCCTCCGACCTGTGTCCTTGGGAAGAGCTACATGATGCAAGCTATGATCGAAAACATGGAGAGGCGGGGTGTCCTCGAGGTCGGCTTCGTGCGTGCTCCTCCGGCCGGGGAAACTGAGGCGAAGCCCCAACCTGACGAAGTTGTGATCTTTTGTGATTTCTTCATCGCTGGCCTTCGTTTTCCTCTTGATCCGGTGGTGGTGGAATTTTTTAAGCTTTTTGACGTGTACACACATCAGATGACACCGACCTCCTTCGTTCGGCTCAATCTCTACATGTGGTTGACGAAGACCTGCAAGCTGAAGCCGATCGCTATAGGCTTCGCTCGCCTCTTCCGATGCCACTTTCAGCCGAAGACAGTGTTTGTGAAGTCGGGCGATGGGACGTCGGAGGCAGAGCCCCAATTTGGTGTGTATACCTTCACTTTCCATATACTGTTCCAAGCCCCGTCGTCGCCTACCGCAACAAGTGGGGGAAATGGCCGACAATGTGGTTCTACCACAAGGTCCCCCTCGTCGAAGCGACGCACCCTCTGGTGGTGAAGGAGATCGGTTTGCTCAGGGAGCAGCCTCCGTCTGTGGAAGTGGACAAAGGGACGGAAGAGGCGAAGGCCCATGTTGCGATGCTCTGCAAGGTGTCGAAGGTCTTCAGGACCCGAGACATTGTTGAGGAATATATTGCGTGCAAATGCTTCCCCATCCGCGAAGGGTGGTCGGTATCTTCGTGGATGGGCAAGGAGACGCGTATTGGTGGTCTCCCGATGCCCAACTTCTCCACATCTTTCCAGAAAAGTCCGCGCCAGGACCGAAAGAGTCTCTACTTTCCAGTATCGATCCTTCTAGAAAAGGTcactagcaagatcaagcaCTACCTTTATCTTCTTctgcaaagaaaaagaaagaaaaatctaAGGCTAGCAAGATCGCTCGAACGAGTCCCATGGACCATGGAATGGAAGAggggcaaagaaaaaaaaggtctTGGCGCATGATTTGCAACCGGCCGGCCTTCTTTTGAGACGGGTCATGCTGCCGGTGCCCGGTGGTGGTGGTCCAGGTCCCCCTGCTTTGGACTTTGCCTGCCTGCTCCCCTCGGGTGCTCGTCCTTTCGCTAACGGAGAGAAGGACGCGACCGTCGGGAAAGGGGAACGTTCCCCATCAGACCCATGTGACGGAGACCAACCCAACACGCCCGGTTCCCTCTCGACCGCGTCACGTCAGCTCACCCCACTATCTAGCCCAGCTTGGACGGGCAAACATACTAGTGGCATTTATGTCTCCCACGCGCGTGTCTGCGTCCTCCCCCGTGGCGAAGACTTGGCGGACGCAGCCGAGCGTGTCGCTGGCGCGGTCGTCCCTCGTCGGCGTGGCGCAGGCGCTGGTCCGCCTTGGTGTACCCGATCAGCGGGGTcacgcgggcgacggcggcctcgGCGACGGCCCGGACACGCGCTGCGCCTGGCCACGGGCGATGTCGCGGCACCAGAAGCCGTTCGCCGTGGCTGTGGGCTGTGGCACGCCACGCACTCCTCGTTTGTGCTTGGCCTCCGATGGATGGAGCTTTTCTTGGTCTCGCTCCTACACATATTCCGTGTGCGACCTTGATGAACGCTAACTTTATCTGCTCCGTCACTCATGGCCGCCCACGAGACCGACCGGACAAACGAGGCGAACACCAGGCTTTCAAGTGCACACACACTTGTATTGTATGGGAGCATATCAGTCACATCGTGTAGGCAAATCCCATCCTCCCGCGGCAGCAGCCTAGTGTGTTCATGACGCTGAAGTGCGTTGATGGCTCTGTCACGTGCAGCGGATGCTTTGGTCGCAAATCGATCCAAGTGCAGACGTACTCAGACCCAACCCACAGCGTGCACAAAGTTGCCATTACACGGGCGTGGACGCCGCTCCCTCGATCGTAGGCACGCCGTCGTGGGAGAGTTGACCTGCGAGCTCAGCCATGGCCCTGTGGCCGCGTCCTCTACTCATCTCGCCCTCTGCTCTGTTTCCGCGTGGCTGGCTCTGTCTGCTTCCGTTGCTGATTGTTGTGTGGCCTCGTGCCCTCGTGTTCATGTGAGAAGAGCAGCAGCTTGGAAACACGGAGGCTCGTACCAGTTTGGTACATTTCCGCTTAAGAAGAGTAGATCATGGTATAATAGAGGTGACACTCTTGGTATTTGGAGTGACACACCCTGCAGCAGCAACATGTGCACTGTGTACTACTATTGCGCAGGCAAATATAGTACTACTCGCTGCTCAATAGCAAGTTATAGTTTGATGACGCATTCATGCAGCAGCGAAACGGCATATCAGTGTACAGACACGTGCGCAGCAACAGGGCCTTTTACTTAATTAATCGTGAGATGAAGAATCAGTAACCAAATATTTGTAGCATGCACGAATGTGTCTATCTTCAGATCGACAAATGAATGTGTTTATCTGATCGTGCAATACAATCGGTTTTGTTAGATGACCAACTCAGCGTACAGTATGATATTGATATGCACGAAAACAAAGGAAAATATAAGGGGCAGTACAGCAATGTAAGAGGTTGCCGCGTGACAGCTTGAGGTCGATGTGAACTCCAACATCTCGGTTACAGCATCTTGAGGGTAACATTGTTTGAGTACCCTGCAAGTTTGCTCTGCACCAAGTCCTTGACAGGACCAATatccagccgaatctcgagagAAACTCTAGCCCAGAAACTTCCATCGAATAACGGTTGCACCGCTCGGTTGCCTGTAACACCTCGAGCTTAGGCGTTGCGTTTCGCTCAAATTTCAACAATTCGAGGTATTCATTAAGCTCCAGCACCAAGAGACTCGGGAAAGATGGGCCTGGGAAGCAGAGCTTAGACCCCAAGATTGACCAACTCCTCAGACGCAGAACCACAAGATTTGGTAGCTTCCCAATGGCATCTAAGGCTTCTTGATTCAGTTGTGTACCCTGAAGCTGAAGCTTTGATAGGTTCTGAAGCCAATGGACCCATTCTGTTACCTTGATTAACTTGCCGCGCATCTTGAGGCTCTCAAGGCATTTTGGTGGCATCGAATTTCCGCCCAAGCAATCATCTAATAACTCAATATTAGGAGAATTGCTACCTTCACAACCTACATATAGAGACCGAAGTTGATTGTGTTCAGCAATTGCAGGCCAAAACTTGCCGTTGTTCATCTGGCTGACTCCGACCACTCCAAGCTTACGCAGCTGAGTGAGCCCTCCGAGCTCTTGAATCGTAGCATTTCCCCATGCAACATTGATGTCACGTAGTGTGTGCAAGGCCTTCAATTTGGAAATCCCTCTCGGGACTTTAATGCCATATAGCTTGTGAAATTCTGCATTAAACGTCATAAAGTAGCAGTGTAAGTTGCATATGTCATGCCTACTCACACCCTCCTCCAAAACATGTGTTCCGGTCCTTCCCAAATGATGCTCTAGCCGCTGCGGTCTCCAGACAAGATGGCCCATTGCGCGGAGTAGATTGCATGCGGAAAGAGCATatacacaacaaacacatgggGCACCTTGTATGAGACGTCTGTACGCCCTAAATATGACATCCCTAAATATGAGAATTCTGTACATAAAAAATATGTCATCCTGTATTGTATCACCAGTACGAAATGACAAACCAGATGCATGAAGGTATTGCAGCTTCTGAAGCTTGGTGACACCTACTGGCAATCTCCATATGCGTGTACCTCTGATGTCGAGCATCTGCAGCTGCCTCAAATTTGCGAACGAATCTGGTAATTCACAGATACTCATACATCCACGCAGAGAAAGGTACCTTAGGTGAAGGAGCTCCCCAATTTGACCAAGGTGATGATCCCTGAGTCCTACGGTGTCCTCCAAATCCAGCACTCGCACGAACCTCATCTTACTGCATATGAAAAATGATCTCCACTCACCAAACACAGTTAATGACCGTATATGTGACAAGTCCAGCATCCTCTGCATCACCTCTTTGTCTCTCTTCCAGTTGCTACTTATGGCAAGGTGGCGTATTGCTCCTTGTACACCGCCCAAGCTACATCCTTCCTCTAGTGTAAAAACAAGATTGTCCTCCCTTGCCTTTGACACGCAGATTTCACGGATGAGGTCATGGAGCTGGCAAGAGTCAATGCTTCCAGGAGTTCTTGCTTCCAAAGGTAGGATCATACTCCGGTCAAGAAGCTCATCAAACTGCTTGCCTGCTACTTGCTCGGCTGCCATGTGTTGCATCTCTCTTGAATAACCTTCGGCAATCCATCTCCTCACCACACGTTTACGCTGGATTATATGGTCTTCTGGGAAAATAGACAAGTACAAGAAACTAGATTTTAGACCATATGGCAGGCCATCATAGCTCCGCATAAGGACTGCTTTTATCATCTTTAACTCAGGATTTATCTCCAGCTCGGCGCTTAAGCCTTCGTTTAACTTTCTCCACTCCATTGCAGTTTTAGGCTTATTTGCTAGATAGCCACCTATAGTCGATATTGCAAGGGGGAGTCCATCACATTTCTTTAGGATAAGGTTAGCTTGATCCAGCATACCAGGGTGCAAATCAAAACTTCTAGCATCCTTAAATACCTGAACAATTCATGTAAATCAAGGTGGTTAGGAACTCACATTAAAGAACAATGAATGCTACATTGGAACTACTACGACATtagtgttgtttaatttgttaCTCCTTCTGTCCTGCAAAGAGTGTCATTTTGggattctaattttttttcccCACAATGAGTTTCACTCTAGGGATTCGACCATTTGAGATGGACAAGCCAATTAAAAATGCATACATTcccaagacaaaaaaaaatcattatgATGACGTATTTTGGTGCAAGATGGCCAATTGCATGGCAAAACAAGTTGCATGGTGCTATACACCACACAATTACATGCTGCGTGCGCCAATTTTACATACAAGTAGCACACAACAAATAGGGGTTACAAGTTATTTCCCTCCTTAAAAAATCCTAGAGTGATACTCTTTGCGGggcggagggagtatatttttTGAGTTCAcctcttgaagttgaagttaATACAATTAATCATGTGAGATTTAATTGTGCTCATTACACAGTTTAAGCCCAACTTGTTCCCCAATAAATCGTCCCCAAAAGATGTTCTCCAGTAAAGAACTTCACTTCAATTTTGTGTAGCATAAAATCCAAAACATGTTTAGATTTTTACTAAATAGGAAGTTATTTCCCAAACACAAACATGGAAGTCGAAGATGTTGGAATGTCATAAATTTTAATATGGATGAATAAGGAGgcttttttctttaaaaataaAAGGTTCTGTTAGTAGTGAGACCATAAACATCAACATATGGAACATATTTAAATAATAGTACACTTTCATATGGATATATATGATACATTTCCATGTAATAATTTGTGACGATTATAAGTATTTGAGACAAAAGGGTACCTAAATTTGATATTTTTGGTGAAAAttgtaaaaagaaaaaacctACAAGTcaaagggttttttttttttgccaaaaccCACGTGCATCTCAAATCCGATTGAACATCCACCGTGGTCTCTACAGCCTCTCTCCATCCTAAAATCACTATGACAAGCTCGCTAGGAGTTTTCTGGGAGTATTAGATGGCCACGGTTGCGATATGCCCATCTTTTGTAAATTCAACTACCACCATTGTCTTTTGTGATTTCTACATCTAGGTGAGCTTTGATATAGTGCCTTCAGCCTAAAACCTCTCTACCACCTTCTAATGATATGCAGGTCAATGTAAGCCACAATAGAGGGCACACAACATCTCTGTATCATTGAGTCAATGAGCACAGGGGGAACCAAAACAAACAGGACTTATGGGCGAGAGACTGTAAGGATTTGAAAACCCCACTGACTTGAAGGGTGCTTTTGCAATTTTTCCACATTAATTTCTCCTAATGGTTGGATTATTGTTACTAAGCTATTAGAAAATTACTTTCAACTATGCCTTTAAAAGTTATCTAAAGCAAACAGAAAATCAATAATCGCTTCCAATGCAAATATGttacttttgaaaatattataaaatattaCTTTTAAGCTATGTTAGCAAAAAAGATACTCTACAACTTCCGATCAATAATTCTTTTCATGAGCCTATTTTAAACTTAGTGTAAGCACGGAGCTGGAGGAGCCATCTTTTccagctccaccggctccacccTTTGTGTAGTGGGCTGTAGCACGGAGCGGTTCGTTTCAGAGGCTAAACAGAGGGCATGTGACGGAGTGGTATGAGAAAAAAATTTGGCTTTCAATGGCATCGAGCAAAAAATCAACTTAGTACATTAGCAAATAATTAATTGTGCCGGATGGTAAAAAATGAATTTCGATGGCATGTGGTCAATTTCGAAAACCAGAAGTGTCACTTGCACAATACATATGTGCGATCACCATTTAAGCTCTGTTACCATAAATTAGAATGTTATATTCTTAAATTATCAGAAGTGCTCCGTAAACCTCAAATATTTTGTGATTCTTAAAACAACAGAGAGAATTAGTTGGAGATAAATCTATAATGTAATAAATTAAACAACCCCATATCTCTACGCATACATACACGCTTATTGATGCCTACCGTTTCTGAGgcaagcctctctctctctctctcgaacACGCAGCAGAGTTAATGCGACTAGCTATCGTGGCATGGCATCAGGTGGCACCAAATTAATTTGTTAGATCAAAGATGTATGCGAGACAGTTGGATTGATTTAGCTCAGTAGGATACAACTCAAATCGACCTTGATACCGACACTAGTTGATATGTGCATGTATCAATGCaacatttatttaatttttgtgCCAATGGAATATACATATTAGGATGGCATGTATGCATCCATTATtccaattttaaaaatatacatataggCACCCAAAGAAGTGTACACATAGGCAAACCGTGTACATGTTAATGGAAAGAAGAGAGATATACCGGTCTTTGTTGTTTAGCATATcttaaaaatcataaaatgtaTACATGTAGGTGACTATTGTACAATATAATGCGCATGATGGCTCGTAATCGTTACACATGTTAAAAATCACGAGAGCATCAATTCAATAAAATAATACTATGCATGCATCGCAATAGCTAACAGCGGGTGAGACACACAGATGCGTGTATGCATATAGACACGCAAATGAATGCATGTATGCAACTAGTTTTTTATTCTTTGCTTAAGGATcctcattttttttataaaaaagtaCGAGGCACCCTTACATTcgataaaataaaacatgttagAACAAACACAAAACAATAGTAAAAAAATCAATTTCCATCTCATTACTAGCTGAAGTTGCACTTTTTATAAGTACGAAATATTAATGGCCAACTATATAAAGTTTAACGTTAATATGGTGCATAAAAGAAAAGTGACTGCATTTTTTATTCTGCTTCCTTAAAaatttataaagaaaataataATGCTTTCAATTTTTTGAAACATTATAATAAAATTTGGAGTGAACAGGGAATAAAAAAACAGTAGATTCTGAAGTACCTTCTTTTTGAACAGCTCAAATGCTGCATCATCTTCAAGGCCATTAAGGCAGTGCATATTCCTATCATCACCGGAACAATGTTTGGCGACAGTTTTTTCCCTCGTGGTGAGTATGACTCGTCTAGCTTTTGCCAAGTAATCTTTAATGGAATCCCATTCCTGATTGGAAGATAGATCATCCAGAACAATCAGGCACTTTTGCTTCTCAAGAAGTTGCGATAATTCAATAATCATATCTTGGAAACCCATTGTTCCaacattcttcttcttttgtgtATCTCCATCAGCCATTGAATCTTCTTGGATACCTATTAGGAGCTGCAAACAAAGATTTCGAAGAAGTGCATCAGGACTAAAAGGACGCAGTGCAGTAGCCCAAGCACGTTTCCATCCGCCAAGCTGTTGGCTTCGGTAGACAGTCCTCACAAGAGTAGTTTTTCCAATACCACCCATTCCCCAAACAGAGATCACCTTCAAGCTACTAGTGTTGTCGTTTGGCTGACCAACTGAATTGATGACCTTTTGTTTTTCTGTCGATCGCCCAACAATAACGTCTTCAGGGATGACTATCGTGTTGCTGCGATCAAGCTTCATTTTTTCAACTGCTGAGGTGGTGGACAAAGCATTTCCGCTACCCATACCCTGTGGTTGTTGCCCCCCTTCCTCCTGTATCTCATTCACATTCTCATTGGTGGACATCAATGAGCTTCCTACAGTAGTCGCAGCTGTTGACACAGAGATGGG from Panicum virgatum strain AP13 chromosome 7N, P.virgatum_v5, whole genome shotgun sequence includes the following:
- the LOC120682256 gene encoding disease resistance protein Pik-2-like isoform X1; translated protein: MEATAVSIGKAVLNGALGYAKSKAAEEMALQLGVEDDVSFITDELEMMQSFLMAADEERAQTKVLTTWVKHVRDASYNVEDNLVDFEIHAGREKPPILGCVPRNMRHRRRIAKEVKKLKAKVEDVSNRNLRYRLIKDGAGGSKPGSVGVEQGGTAGDVTSMFGIDEAWRQAMEPKKLKMDLSQLITSAEVDLRVIAVWGTNSDLGKTSEISKVFDDPDVKKKFGCTAWLRLMRPFDQKGFLQSIVRQFYVNSSQVQQPGIAQEETVVGADVLMKMEKMEQIDLVREFCAHVSSNNYLIVIDDLSTIDEWHCIKTYFPDKKNRSRIVVATQKIEIASLCTEQPYQASELKQLSSDQILYVFHKKVEKSEMDSSEPISVSTAATTVGSSLMSTNENVNEIQEEGGQQPQGMGSGNALSTTSAVEKMKLDRSNTIVIPEDVIVGRSTEKQKVINSVGQPNDNTSSLKVISVWGMGGIGKTTLVRTVYRSQQLGGWKRAWATALRPFSPDALLRNLCLQLLIGIQEDSMADGDTQKKKNVGTMGFQDMIIELSQLLEKQKCLIVLDDLSSNQEWDSIKDYLAKARRVILTTREKTVAKHCSGDDRNMHCLNGLEDDAAFELFKKKVFKDARSFDLHPGMLDQANLILKKCDGLPLAISTIGGYLANKPKTAMEWRKLNEGLSAELEINPELKMIKAVLMRSYDGLPYGLKSSFLYLSIFPEDHIIQRKRVVRRWIAEGYSREMQHMAAEQVAGKQFDELLDRSMILPLEARTPGSIDSCQLHDLIREICVSKAREDNLVFTLEEGCSLGGVQGAIRHLAISSNWKRDKEVMQRMLDLSHIRSLTVFGEWRSFFICSKMRFVRVLDLEDTVGLRDHHLGQIGELLHLRYLSLRGCMSICELPDSFANLRQLQMLDIRGTRIWRLPVGVTKLQKLQYLHASGLSFRTGDTIQDDIFFMYRILIFRDVIFRAYRRLIQGAPCVCCVYALSACNLLRAMGHLVWRPQRLEHHLGRTGTHVLEEGVSRHDICNLHCYFMTFNAEFHKLYGIKVPRGISKLKALHTLRDINVAWGNATIQELGGLTQLRKLGVVGVSQMNNGKFWPAIAEHNQLRSLYVGCEGSNSPNIELLDDCLGGNSMPPKCLESLKMRGKLIKVTEWVHWLQNLSKLQLQGTQLNQEALDAIGKLPNLVVLRLRSWSILGSKLCFPGPSFPSLLVLELNEYLELLKFERNATPKLEVLQATERCNRYSMEVSGLEFLSRFGWILVLSRTWCRANLQGTQTMLPSRCCNRDVGVHIDLKLSRGNLLHCCTAPYIFLCFRAYQYHTVR
- the LOC120682256 gene encoding putative disease resistance protein At1g50180 isoform X2; the protein is MEATAVSIGKAVLNGALGYAKSKAAEEMALQLGVEDDVSFITDELEMMQSFLMAADEERAQTKVLTTWVKHVRDASYNVEDNLVDFEIHAGREKPPILGCVPRNMRHRRRIAKEVKKLKAKVEDVSNRNLRYRLIKDGAGGSKPGSVGVEQGGTAGDVTSMFGIDEAWRQAMEPKKLKMDLSQLITSAEVDLRVIAVWGTNSDLGKTSEISKVFDDPDVKKKFGCTAWLRLMRPFDQKGFLQSIVRQFYVNSSQVQQPGIAQEETVVGADVLMKMEKMEQIDLVREFCAHVSSNNYLIVIDDLSTIDEWHCIKTYFPDKKNRSRIVVATQKIEIASLCTEQPYQASELKQLSSDQILYVFHKKVEKSEMDSSEPISVSTAATTVGSSLMSTNENVNEIQEEGGQQPQGMGSGNALSTTSAVEKMKLDRSNTIVIPEDVIVGRSTEKQKVINSVGQPNDNTSSLKVISVWGMGGIGKTTLVRTVYRSQQLGGWKRAWATALRPFSPDALLRNLCLQLLIGIQEDSMADGDTQKKKNVGTMGFQDMIIELSQLLEKQKCLIVLDDLSSNQEWDSIKDYLAKARRVILTTREKTVAKHCSGDDRNMHCLNGLEDDAAFELFKKKVFKDARSFDLHPGMLDQANLILKKCDGLPLAISTIGGYLANKPKTAMEWRKLNEGLSAELEINPELKMIKAVLMRSYDGLPYGLKSSFLYLSIFPEDHIIQRKRVVRRWIAEGYSREMQHMAAEQVAGKQFDELLDRSMILPLEARTPGSIDSCQLHDLIREICVSKAREDNLVFTLEEGCSLGGVQGAIRHLAISSNWKRDKEVMQRMLDLSHIRSLTVFGEWRSFFICSKMRFVRVLDLEDTVGLRDHHLGQIGELLHLRISQAIWH